The DNA region CCGCGAGCAGAGCCGCGAGCACGGTCAACGGGTCGGGCATGCGCGGGGTGAGGGCGATGACGTCCTTGGTCATGTGGTCGGCCGTTCCTTCTTCGTCCGGGTGCGGATGTGCGGTGGGGCGCGGCCCGCGTATGCGGGACCGCTCCCCGGCCCGTCACTCCGCGGTGTACACGGTCTGGATCAGACGGTTGGGCTGGCCCCTGCGGATGAACACACCGCGGCCCGGCGGCTGCTGGGCCGCGTACACGCCGGGGAACAGCTGGCCCTCGCTGCGGTCGCCCGCCATCAGGAGCGCCGAGGCCCCCGACTCGCGCAGCCCCAGCACCAGCGGGTCGTACATGCCTCGTGAGGCACCCGCGACCCGGCGCGTCAGCACGAAGTGGAGCCCGATGTCGACGGCGGACGGGATGTACGGCAGGAACGGGTCGAGCGGCGACTGGCCGGCCGTGGTCAGTACGTCGTAGTCGTCGACGAGGATCACGATCCGCGGACCGCTGCCCCAGCTGCCGGGCTCCAGGTCCTCGGTGTCCGCCCGGTCGTCCGGCAGCCGCTTCTCCAGCTCGGTGGCGATACCGGCGGCCAGACCCGCACACATCTTGGGGTTGTACGCGTAACCGCCGCGGAACTCCTCGGGGATCGCACCGCGCAGACCGCGCCGCGGGTCCATGACGGCGAAGACCAGCTCCTCCTCGCCGTAGCGCTCGATCAGCCCACCGGCGACGGTCTTCAGCAGGTTCGTCTTGCCGCACTCGCTGTCGCCCATGATCAGCAGATGCTGGTCGTGGTGGAACAGGTCGAGCACGGCGGGCGCGAGCGCCGTCTGGTCCAGGCCGATCGGCACCCGCTTGGGCTCGGCGACCGGGCCCGGCAGCAGGTGCGGCTCCAGGATGTGCGGCAGGATCCGCACCGGCTGGGCGACCTCGCCGCTCCAGGTGGCGCGGACCGTGCGGGCCGTGTGCTCCAGGACGGCACCCAGGTCCGAGACGTCCGCGAGACCGTCCGTGCGCGGCAGCGCGACCTGCGCGAAGAGCTTGCCGTCGGTGAGGATGCGGCCCGGCTCGTCGGGCGACAGGGTCTGCGCGAGCTTGCGGTCGATGCTGGACTCGCTGGGGTCGTTCAGCCGCAGCTCGACCCGGGTGCCGAAGTTCGACTGGGTGGCGATGCGTACGTCGTTCCAGCGGAGCATGCCCGCGACGACATGGATGCCGTAGCCGCCACCGCGCTTGAGGATGTCGACGACGGCGTCGTCCAGCTCGTCGAAGTCGTCGCGCAGCGCACCGAAACCGTCGATGATCAGCACGATCTCGGCCGAGGCCAACTGGGGCAGCCGGCCCGCCGAGTGCAGCGAACGCAGCTGCTCCACGGAGTCGATGTTGTGCTCGCGGAAGAGCTCCTCGCGGACCGCGAGCATGCCCCGCACCTCCTCGACGGTGCGACCCGCGCGCTCCCGGTCCGCACGGCCGGCGACCCCGCCGACGTGCGGCAGCCCCGACACGGCCTGGAGACCACCGCCGACCAGGTCGAGGCCGTAGACGCCGACCTCCTGCGGGGTATGGGTCAGCGAGATCGCCAGAGCGAGCGTGCGCAGCAGCGTCGTCTTGCCGGCCTGCGGACCACCGATGATCGCGGCGTGACCGCCCGCCACGGTGAGGTCCAGGTACCACTGGCCCTGCCACTGCTTGGTCGGGTCGTCGAGCAGACCGAGCGGCACCTGGAGCGGACCGCGCCGCTTGGCGAGCTGCATCCCGCGCGGGCCCACGTCCAGCGGCCCCGCGACCTTGTCCAGGGCGACGGCGTCGGGCAGCGGCGGCAGCCAGATACGGCGCACCGGACCGGCCGCCTGCTGCAGCTGGTCGACGATGACACCCATCTCGGTCGGCCCGGTCTCGCGGCGCCGCACCTTCGGCTCCTCGCCCGAACTCTCCGGCTCGGCCAGGGTGTTGAACGCCTCGTACTCCAGGGCGAGCGGACCGGCGTCCTCCTCCTGCGTACGCTGCACCGGGCCCCGGTACGCGCCCGAGACATAGCTCGCCTTGAAGCGCTCGTAGTGGCTGGTGTCGACCTTCAGATAGCCGAAGCCGGGCAGCGGCGGCAGATGGAAGGCGTCCGTGGTGTCCAGGACCGTACGCGACTCGTCGGCGGAGAACGTACGCAGACCGAGCCGGTACGAGAGATAGGTGTCCAGGCCCTTGAGCTTGCCGCCCTCGATGCGCTGGCTGGACAGCAGCAGGTGCACACCGATGGAGCGGCCGATCCGGCCGATGGACAGGAACAGGTCGATGAAGTCCGGCTTCGCGGTGAGGAGTTCACCGAACTCGTCGATCACGACGAACAGATGCGGCAGCGGGTCCAGATCGGGCCGCCGGTCCGCGCGCAGCGCCGCGTAGTCACCGATGTCGGCGACATTGCCCGCGTCCTTGAGCACCTGCTGGCGGCGCTTGACCTCACCCGCGAGCGAGGCGTGCACCCGCTCGACGAGGCCCGCCTGGTTCTCCAGGTTGGTGATGACACCGGCCACGTGCGGCAGCTCCGCGAACGGGGCGAAGGTCGCACCACCCTTGTAGTCGACCAGGACCAGCGCGAGGTCCTCCGGCGGGTGCGTGGCCACCAGGGCGAGGACCAGGGTGCGCAGCAGCTCCGACTTGCCGGAACCGGTGGCGCCGACACACAGCCCGTGCGGCCCCATGCCCAGCTCGGAGGACTCCTTCAGGTCCAGGAGCACCGGCTGGTGGGAGTCGCTGATACCGATCGGCACCCGCAGGAAGGCGCGTTCGCCGCGCGGCGCCCACATGCGCGAGAGGTCGAGCTGCGCCACGTCGTCGATGCCGAGCAGGTCGGCGAAGTCGACGGGCCCGGACAGCGGGGCGTCCACGAGCGATTCGGCGGACAGCCGCATCGGAGCCAGCATCCGGGCCAGCCCCTCGGCGAACGGGATGCTGACCTCGTCCACGGTGCCGTGGGCGCTGATCGGTTCCTGCTCGCGCAGGTCCTCGATGACCACCCCGTCGCCGTCGACGGTGATCCGTACGCTGACGTGTCCCGGCTCCTGGACCCGGTGTTCGAGCAGGTGGAGCACGCTGACGCCCATCTCGCGCAGCCCGACCGCGTCGTCCGGACGCGGCAGGTCGACGGCGTCCTCGCCGTGCCCGTCGGTGACGACGAGCAGCCGGGACGTCATGGACAGCGCGTCCTTCCCGGACAGACCGCGCCGCACCTCGGCCGCGTACGAGGCACGACGGCGCAGCTCCGGACCGATCTGGCGGGAGAGCTGGGGCGCGGACGGGGCGATCCGGCGGGCCGCGACAGGGCCGTCGAACTGCTCGGTGTCGAGCAGGTGCGGCAGCCACTTGGCCCACTCCCAGTCGGCCAGCCGGTCACCGGGCACGGCGAGCGCCATCGCGACGTCGTCGGGGGCGTGCGTGGCGGCGGTCTGGACGAGCACGGCGCGCGCGATGCGCAGACAGTCCTCGCGGGGGCCGATGACACTGATGTTGCCGACCCGGTCGAGCGGGACGGTGAGCGGGAGTTCGGTGCCGGTACGGAAGCGGTCCATCAGCGCGGACGCCTCGTTGAGCATGAAGGTGTCGGGCGGCGAGAGGACGGACGAGCCCTGCTGGGCGACCGTCAGATCGCGTACCGGCATCTCACCCGTGCCGACGCGTACCCGCAGGAAGTCGCCGTCGAGCCGGCGCCGCTCCCAGACCCGGGCCGGGTCGCGCACTATGTCGTACAGGGCGTGCGGCGGCGGATTGAGGACATCGGCGCGCTCGGCCCGCCGACGCTCCTCGACGGACAGCTCCTCGCGCAGATCCTCCAGATAGGCGAGGTAGGCCTCGCGCTGGGTACGGCGGGTGCGCTG from Streptomyces sp. NBC_01591 includes:
- the eccCa gene encoding type VII secretion protein EccCa, with the translated sequence MSTRLIHRPARTTRPPAASEARTIEAPPNLPEGKSGNIAMSLLPVAGVMSSVVMMTVVRNSQFAGLGAIILVVTIIGSVALVFSQRGKAQRTRRTQREAYLAYLEDLREELSVEERRRAERADVLNPPPHALYDIVRDPARVWERRRLDGDFLRVRVGTGEMPVRDLTVAQQGSSVLSPPDTFMLNEASALMDRFRTGTELPLTVPLDRVGNISVIGPREDCLRIARAVLVQTAATHAPDDVAMALAVPGDRLADWEWAKWLPHLLDTEQFDGPVAARRIAPSAPQLSRQIGPELRRRASYAAEVRRGLSGKDALSMTSRLLVVTDGHGEDAVDLPRPDDAVGLREMGVSVLHLLEHRVQEPGHVSVRITVDGDGVVIEDLREQEPISAHGTVDEVSIPFAEGLARMLAPMRLSAESLVDAPLSGPVDFADLLGIDDVAQLDLSRMWAPRGERAFLRVPIGISDSHQPVLLDLKESSELGMGPHGLCVGATGSGKSELLRTLVLALVATHPPEDLALVLVDYKGGATFAPFAELPHVAGVITNLENQAGLVERVHASLAGEVKRRQQVLKDAGNVADIGDYAALRADRRPDLDPLPHLFVVIDEFGELLTAKPDFIDLFLSIGRIGRSIGVHLLLSSQRIEGGKLKGLDTYLSYRLGLRTFSADESRTVLDTTDAFHLPPLPGFGYLKVDTSHYERFKASYVSGAYRGPVQRTQEEDAGPLALEYEAFNTLAEPESSGEEPKVRRRETGPTEMGVIVDQLQQAAGPVRRIWLPPLPDAVALDKVAGPLDVGPRGMQLAKRRGPLQVPLGLLDDPTKQWQGQWYLDLTVAGGHAAIIGGPQAGKTTLLRTLALAISLTHTPQEVGVYGLDLVGGGLQAVSGLPHVGGVAGRADRERAGRTVEEVRGMLAVREELFREHNIDSVEQLRSLHSAGRLPQLASAEIVLIIDGFGALRDDFDELDDAVVDILKRGGGYGIHVVAGMLRWNDVRIATQSNFGTRVELRLNDPSESSIDRKLAQTLSPDEPGRILTDGKLFAQVALPRTDGLADVSDLGAVLEHTARTVRATWSGEVAQPVRILPHILEPHLLPGPVAEPKRVPIGLDQTALAPAVLDLFHHDQHLLIMGDSECGKTNLLKTVAGGLIERYGEEELVFAVMDPRRGLRGAIPEEFRGGYAYNPKMCAGLAAGIATELEKRLPDDRADTEDLEPGSWGSGPRIVILVDDYDVLTTAGQSPLDPFLPYIPSAVDIGLHFVLTRRVAGASRGMYDPLVLGLRESGASALLMAGDRSEGQLFPGVYAAQQPPGRGVFIRRGQPNRLIQTVYTAE